A region of Planococcus sp. MSAK28401 DNA encodes the following proteins:
- a CDS encoding ABC transporter ATP-binding protein has translation MTVVKIDEVTKVYEGKVTHRALNQLSFEVEKGEFLAVMGPSGSGKTTLLNLISTIDSLTSGTILINGINPHSLDKDELPLFRRRQLGFVFQDFNLLQMLTVEENLVLPLTLDGMPIKEMESRVQELAARLQLQPFLHKKPNEISGGEAQRTAIGRALIHRPALILADEPTGNLDSKASKDVLELLSGLSREEGTTIIMVTHDPIAASYCDRVLFIKDGEFFNEIYGDDRRQTFYQKILNVLSLLGGSVNDLSPTRLP, from the coding sequence ATGACCGTAGTGAAAATCGATGAAGTGACCAAAGTCTATGAAGGAAAAGTGACGCATCGCGCGTTGAACCAATTAAGCTTCGAAGTGGAAAAAGGGGAATTCCTCGCAGTGATGGGCCCTTCCGGAAGCGGCAAGACGACGCTGTTGAACTTGATATCGACAATCGATTCATTGACTTCTGGCACGATCCTCATCAATGGCATCAATCCGCATTCTTTGGATAAAGATGAGCTGCCGCTGTTTAGGCGGCGCCAGCTCGGGTTTGTGTTCCAAGATTTCAATTTGCTGCAGATGCTGACCGTGGAAGAAAATTTGGTGCTGCCGCTGACGCTTGACGGCATGCCAATCAAAGAAATGGAGAGCCGCGTCCAGGAATTGGCGGCGCGGCTCCAGTTGCAGCCGTTTCTCCATAAGAAGCCGAATGAAATTTCCGGCGGGGAAGCGCAGCGCACGGCGATCGGCCGTGCGCTCATCCATCGCCCGGCGCTCATACTCGCGGACGAACCGACCGGCAATCTCGATTCGAAAGCTTCGAAGGATGTGCTCGAGCTATTGAGCGGCTTGAGCCGCGAGGAAGGGACGACGATCATCATGGTGACGCACGACCCGATCGCTGCGAGCTATTGCGACCGTGTTCTGTTCATCAAAGACGGTGAATTCTTCAATGAAATTTATGGGGATGACCGCCGCCAAACCTTCTACCAAAAGATTCTCAACGTGTTATCTCTATTGGGAGGCTCCGTCAATGACCTTTCGCCAACTCGCCTTCCGTAA
- a CDS encoding lipoate--protein ligase, with amino-acid sequence MYFVDNKGITDPRINLAIEEYLLKTMDVDQNPFLLFYINEPSIIIGKNQNTAEEINTDYVDSNGIHVVRRLSGGGAVYHDHGNLNFSFITKDDGNSFRDFRKFTEPVVKALQDMGVNAELSGRNDLLAEGRKISGNAQFATRGRMFSHGTLLFDTKMDEVVSALKVNKEKIESKGIKSIRSRVANISEFLDQEMSVEQFREAVLHSIFAGEENVRFWELTDEDWNNIHELSKERYANWDWNYGKSPKFNIKQSHRFPVGGIDVRLQVEKGTVQEAHIYGDFFGVGDVSEIEQAITGVKYERAALAEAIEEIDIPKLLGGITTEDFLKLIY; translated from the coding sequence ATGTATTTCGTAGATAACAAAGGCATCACAGATCCGCGCATCAACCTTGCCATCGAGGAGTATTTATTGAAAACGATGGATGTCGACCAGAATCCATTCCTGCTGTTCTATATCAACGAACCATCCATTATCATCGGAAAAAACCAGAACACGGCAGAAGAAATCAATACCGATTATGTTGATTCGAACGGCATTCACGTCGTGCGCCGGCTTTCAGGCGGCGGGGCCGTGTATCATGACCACGGCAATCTGAACTTCAGCTTTATCACGAAGGATGACGGCAATAGTTTCCGTGATTTCCGCAAGTTCACGGAACCGGTCGTTAAAGCCTTGCAGGACATGGGCGTCAATGCTGAGCTTTCAGGGCGCAACGACTTGCTCGCAGAAGGCCGAAAGATTTCCGGCAATGCCCAGTTCGCGACAAGAGGACGCATGTTCAGCCACGGCACGTTGCTATTCGATACGAAGATGGATGAAGTTGTATCGGCTTTGAAGGTCAATAAAGAAAAAATCGAGTCGAAAGGCATCAAATCGATTCGCAGCCGCGTGGCGAACATTTCGGAATTTCTCGACCAGGAAATGTCGGTGGAACAATTCCGTGAAGCCGTGCTGCATTCAATTTTTGCTGGTGAAGAAAATGTCCGTTTCTGGGAACTCACCGATGAAGACTGGAACAATATCCATGAACTGTCGAAAGAACGATACGCGAATTGGGACTGGAACTACGGCAAATCACCGAAGTTCAATATTAAGCAATCTCACCGTTTCCCGGTTGGCGGCATCGATGTTCGCCTGCAAGTGGAAAAAGGCACCGTACAGGAAGCGCATATTTATGGCGATTTCTTCGGTGTTGGCGATGTATCAGAAATCGAACAGGCGATCACCGGCGTGAAATACGAACGCGCTGCACTTGCTGAAGCAATCGAAGAGATCGACATCCCGAAATTGCTCGGAGGGATCACGACAGAAGATTTCCTCAAGTTGATTTATTAA
- a CDS encoding FixH family protein: MKKWIVLLLVLLLAACGEEDSSAGAGEMPQEVKVEFNTEETADPGEEVLLSATITQGTEAVEDADEVVFEVWQSGARENSEMLEATHTQDGIYEHSWTVEEEGLYFIQAHTTARRMHVMPKMELTAGDPDPESIVPDDSEDSDAMEKMGH; encoded by the coding sequence ATGAAAAAATGGATCGTTTTGCTGCTGGTGCTGCTGTTGGCGGCATGCGGCGAAGAAGATTCATCGGCTGGTGCGGGCGAAATGCCGCAGGAAGTGAAAGTCGAGTTCAATACAGAAGAAACCGCCGACCCGGGCGAAGAAGTGCTGCTATCTGCCACCATTACACAAGGCACAGAAGCGGTGGAAGATGCAGATGAAGTGGTCTTTGAAGTGTGGCAATCAGGAGCTCGCGAAAACAGCGAAATGTTGGAAGCAACTCATACGCAAGATGGCATTTATGAACATAGCTGGACTGTCGAAGAAGAAGGGCTGTATTTCATCCAAGCCCATACAACAGCCCGCCGCATGCATGTCATGCCAAAAATGGAATTGACAGCAGGCGATCCGGATCCAGAATCGATTGTGCCTGACGATAGCGAAGATTCAGATGCCATGGAGAAGATGGGGCATTGA
- a CDS encoding HAMP domain-containing histidine kinase, producing MLRLFLREYAAFIVFQILLVGFILMLYWLDGFRNTDTAVYSFIISLLLLASFLGVRFAMRYRYYERLLSNPPNMEHALQREGRSPETVQTELYMQKLYRLYQYEVQSLYAGQTRHLQFINQWVHQMKTPLSVMHLLLQEPEELDKASIREEVDRLRAGLDTVLMNARLDTFEQDMQIEQASLRGMVSEMVTENKRLFISRRVYPEIDIEERYQVATDRKWMKFIIGQLLTNAVKYTFEENKKLYIRASCLEGTITLSVQDEGIGIPPSDLPRVTKAFFTGENGRLSGESTGMGLYLAQEVCNRLGHELEITSSPGEGTTVSIVFPYQEQNVGGST from the coding sequence ATGCTGCGTTTATTCTTGCGTGAATACGCCGCATTTATCGTCTTTCAGATCTTGCTCGTAGGATTCATCCTCATGCTTTACTGGCTCGATGGATTCCGCAATACGGATACGGCCGTCTATTCATTCATCATCAGCTTATTGCTGTTGGCCAGTTTTCTCGGTGTCCGCTTTGCGATGCGCTACCGTTATTACGAGCGCCTGCTGAGCAACCCGCCGAATATGGAGCATGCTTTGCAGCGGGAAGGGCGTTCACCGGAAACGGTGCAGACGGAATTGTATATGCAAAAACTGTACCGCCTGTATCAATACGAAGTGCAGTCGCTTTATGCGGGGCAAACTCGCCATCTGCAATTCATCAACCAATGGGTGCACCAGATGAAGACACCGCTATCTGTCATGCACCTGTTACTGCAGGAGCCGGAAGAACTGGATAAGGCAAGCATCCGTGAAGAAGTGGATCGTTTGCGTGCAGGGCTCGACACGGTATTGATGAACGCCCGCCTCGATACATTTGAGCAGGATATGCAGATCGAGCAAGCGTCGCTGCGCGGCATGGTGTCCGAAATGGTCACGGAAAACAAACGCTTGTTCATCTCGCGCCGCGTCTATCCGGAAATCGACATCGAAGAACGCTACCAAGTGGCGACAGACCGCAAATGGATGAAATTTATCATTGGCCAATTACTGACGAATGCGGTGAAATACACATTCGAAGAAAACAAGAAACTGTATATCCGGGCCAGCTGTCTAGAAGGCACCATTACCTTATCGGTGCAGGATGAAGGCATCGGGATCCCGCCATCGGATTTGCCGCGCGTTACCAAGGCCTTCTTTACGGGAGAGAATGGGCGCCTGAGCGGCGAATCGACCGGGATGGGGCTGTATCTGGCCCAGGAAGTATGCAACCGGCTTGGGCATGAGCTGGAAATCACGTCATCGCCCGGAGAAGGGACGACCGTATCGATCGTCTTTCCTTATCAGGAACAGAATGTAGGGGGATCAACATGA
- the hemE gene encoding uroporphyrinogen decarboxylase translates to MTFNDTYLRAARGEKTDHVPVWYMRQAGRSQPEYRKIKEKYSLEEITHQPELCAYVTKLPVDQYGVDAAILYKDIVTPLPAIGVDVKIKGGVGPVISNPIRTKADIDRLGEINPEQDVDYVLKTIKLLTEEQLNVPLIGFSGAPFTLASYMIEGGPSKSYNKTKAMMVSEPEMWFALMDKLADTIIPYVKAQIHAGAKAIQIFDSWVGALNVEDYRIFIKPVMDRIFKEIGEEGVPMTIFGVGASHLANEWHELPVDVVGLDWRLPITEARERGLTKALMGNFDPSYLLADWSVIEERTKKILDMGMQNDGYIFNLGHGVFPEVQPDTLKRLTAFVHEYSAAHKQQN, encoded by the coding sequence CGACCATGTACCGGTATGGTATATGCGACAGGCTGGGCGTTCACAGCCGGAATACCGCAAGATCAAAGAAAAATATTCATTGGAGGAAATTACGCACCAGCCGGAACTTTGCGCTTACGTCACGAAACTGCCGGTCGACCAATACGGCGTCGACGCAGCGATTCTTTACAAAGACATCGTGACACCGCTTCCAGCAATCGGGGTGGACGTCAAGATCAAAGGCGGCGTCGGGCCGGTCATCAGCAATCCGATTCGCACAAAAGCGGACATCGACCGCCTCGGGGAAATCAATCCAGAGCAGGATGTCGACTATGTTTTAAAAACAATTAAATTGCTGACAGAAGAGCAATTGAACGTACCGCTCATCGGTTTCTCGGGCGCGCCATTCACTTTGGCGAGCTATATGATCGAAGGCGGCCCTTCGAAGAGCTATAACAAAACAAAAGCGATGATGGTATCAGAACCGGAAATGTGGTTTGCGCTCATGGACAAACTGGCAGACACGATCATTCCTTACGTGAAAGCACAGATCCACGCCGGCGCAAAAGCGATCCAGATTTTCGACTCATGGGTTGGCGCATTGAATGTGGAAGATTACCGCATTTTCATCAAGCCGGTCATGGACCGCATTTTCAAGGAAATCGGCGAAGAAGGCGTACCGATGACAATATTCGGTGTCGGCGCGAGCCATCTGGCGAACGAATGGCATGAACTGCCGGTAGATGTGGTTGGACTGGATTGGCGTTTGCCGATCACCGAAGCGCGCGAAAGAGGCTTGACGAAAGCCTTGATGGGCAACTTCGACCCGTCTTATTTGCTGGCGGATTGGTCTGTCATTGAAGAACGCACGAAAAAAATCTTGGATATGGGCATGCAAAATGATGGCTATATCTTCAACCTTGGGCATGGGGTCTTCCCGGAAGTGCAGCCGGACACGCTGAAGCGTCTGACGGCATTTGTCCATGAGTATAGTGCAGCACACAAACAACAGAACTAA
- the yhfH gene encoding protein YhfH encodes MIENVVEFFKNLPPKQCATCGEKIEEQHECYGNHCQTCNEI; translated from the coding sequence ATGATTGAGAACGTAGTCGAATTCTTCAAGAACTTGCCCCCGAAACAGTGTGCCACTTGCGGAGAGAAAATCGAAGAGCAGCACGAGTGCTACGGCAATCACTGCCAGACCTGCAACGAAATCTAA
- a CDS encoding FtsX-like permease family protein gives MTFRQLAFRNVFRNLRSYAAFLLASVFSVMVFFIYSMFIFHPLFEEEGFRVLAVRGMFIAEIVLYIFTLFFLFYSLSAFLQARTKEFGVLMHLGMSKKQLNKLVFFETMILGGLSTAAGIVFGFAFTKFFFMVGREIMQLEELPLYFSWKPFVLTIGAFASLFIIISLISVSFIRTKRVVDLLEGFWKTEEEAAYSPALSAFGLVLLGVAYFLAATVSDRTVYIMVFIVPPLATIGTYLFFTHSIHTFLQLYKKRRSIYWHKTRLVSLAEAAVKLKDSAQMFFIVTIVSTVAFLTVGTLASFTSYTAEFRQSNPLGLIYVSFEGNSLEEQQLDQLRRELKQQQLAYTLVPLEVKRQTSSASGNDVDIMSLSQFNRLAAALGHEPARLQTGEAMFVPFSQESLRELQKSYAETELVESGVELTIDRTYPQILFPAHTLNANTIIMNNEDFAEVDEPLTGYPQGTSDFRYYAFHVPDWTETVSIGENVRYPISEAMVSGNFAGLNYYFENPGYEYRWFKSSFALLLFIGLMVAAVFLLAAGSFIYFKLYTGLERDRRQYQLMVRLGMTERELGKIVNRQLVPLFFLPWALALLHSAFAFISLQVVWDEFAELSILSEMAIVLGGFTLMQILYFFLIRWRYIAHLKA, from the coding sequence ATGACCTTTCGCCAACTCGCCTTCCGTAACGTTTTCAGGAATTTGAGAAGCTATGCAGCCTTCCTATTGGCCAGCGTCTTTTCGGTTATGGTGTTCTTCATCTATTCGATGTTCATCTTTCATCCGTTATTCGAAGAAGAAGGTTTCCGTGTATTGGCAGTGCGCGGCATGTTCATCGCGGAAATTGTACTGTATATTTTCACGCTGTTCTTCTTGTTCTATTCCTTGAGCGCATTTTTGCAGGCGCGGACAAAAGAGTTCGGCGTCTTGATGCATCTCGGGATGAGCAAAAAGCAGCTCAATAAATTGGTTTTTTTCGAGACGATGATACTCGGCGGCCTGTCGACAGCGGCAGGGATCGTCTTCGGGTTCGCGTTCACGAAATTCTTTTTCATGGTTGGCCGCGAAATCATGCAGTTGGAGGAATTGCCGCTGTATTTCTCCTGGAAGCCATTCGTTCTGACCATTGGCGCATTTGCCAGTTTGTTCATCATCATCTCGCTCATCAGCGTGTCTTTTATCCGCACGAAGCGCGTTGTCGATTTGTTGGAGGGCTTCTGGAAAACCGAAGAGGAAGCGGCGTATTCACCGGCTTTATCGGCGTTCGGATTGGTGCTTTTGGGCGTTGCGTATTTTCTGGCGGCGACGGTGTCCGACCGTACCGTTTACATCATGGTGTTCATCGTCCCGCCGCTTGCGACGATCGGCACGTATTTGTTTTTCACGCATTCGATTCATACTTTCCTTCAATTGTATAAGAAGCGGCGCAGTATCTATTGGCACAAAACACGGCTCGTGTCGCTTGCTGAAGCGGCGGTTAAGTTAAAAGACAGCGCGCAAATGTTCTTCATCGTGACCATCGTCTCGACCGTTGCCTTTCTGACGGTCGGCACGCTTGCCTCGTTCACTTCCTATACAGCGGAGTTCCGGCAAAGCAATCCGCTCGGTTTGATTTATGTTTCTTTTGAAGGCAATTCACTCGAAGAGCAGCAACTGGACCAGTTGAGGCGTGAACTCAAACAGCAGCAGCTCGCTTACACGCTCGTGCCTTTGGAAGTGAAGCGGCAGACATCGAGCGCAAGCGGCAATGACGTCGACATCATGTCCTTGTCCCAGTTCAACCGCCTCGCCGCAGCGCTCGGCCATGAACCCGCGAGGCTTCAAACCGGCGAAGCGATGTTCGTGCCGTTTTCACAGGAATCGCTCCGTGAGCTGCAGAAAAGTTATGCAGAAACGGAATTGGTGGAAAGTGGGGTGGAGCTGACGATCGACCGGACCTATCCGCAAATCCTGTTTCCGGCGCATACCTTGAATGCCAATACGATCATTATGAACAATGAAGATTTTGCAGAAGTCGATGAACCTTTGACGGGCTATCCGCAAGGTACATCGGATTTCCGTTATTATGCCTTCCATGTGCCGGATTGGACCGAGACTGTCTCGATTGGTGAAAACGTCCGCTACCCAATCAGCGAGGCGATGGTCAGCGGAAATTTTGCCGGACTTAATTATTATTTCGAGAATCCGGGCTACGAATACCGCTGGTTCAAATCCTCTTTTGCGTTGTTATTGTTCATCGGCTTGATGGTGGCGGCTGTGTTCTTGCTGGCTGCCGGAAGTTTCATTTATTTCAAGTTGTATACCGGGCTTGAGCGCGACCGCAGGCAATACCAATTGATGGTGCGTCTCGGGATGACGGAGCGGGAACTTGGCAAAATTGTCAACCGACAGCTCGTTCCACTGTTTTTCCTGCCTTGGGCGCTCGCGCTTCTTCACAGTGCTTTTGCGTTCATTTCACTTCAAGTGGTGTGGGATGAGTTTGCGGAGCTGTCGATTTTGTCCGAGATGGCGATTGTGCTTGGCGGTTTCACGCTCATGCAGA
- the hemH gene encoding ferrochelatase, whose amino-acid sequence MMKKTMGLLVMAYGTPYSEDDIERYYTHIRRGRKPSEEALQDLKDRYKAIGGISPLARITEDQANGLCDRLNELQDDIEFKMYLGLKHIEPFVEDGVEEMKKDGIEEAISIVLAPHFSTFSVKSYNGRAKETADKLGIKLTSVESWYTEPKFIQFWSEKVSAAFAEMSEQERAKSCLIVSAHSLPEKIIANGDPYPDQLKETADLIAQAAGVENYEIGWQSAGQTPEPWIGPDVQDLTRELHEEKGYNSFVYTPVGFITDHLEVLYDNDYECKVVCDEIGAAYRRPEMPNVDPLFIDGMANVVLNKLNEN is encoded by the coding sequence GTGATGAAAAAGACAATGGGATTATTGGTAATGGCGTATGGCACGCCGTATTCTGAAGATGACATCGAGCGCTACTACACGCATATCCGCCGCGGCCGCAAGCCGAGCGAAGAAGCGTTGCAGGATTTGAAAGACCGCTACAAAGCGATCGGCGGCATTTCACCGCTGGCTAGAATCACGGAAGACCAAGCGAATGGCTTGTGTGACCGTTTGAACGAATTGCAGGATGACATCGAGTTCAAAATGTACCTCGGCTTGAAGCATATCGAGCCATTCGTGGAAGACGGCGTGGAAGAGATGAAAAAAGACGGCATCGAAGAAGCGATTTCAATCGTCCTTGCGCCGCATTTCTCAACATTCTCCGTTAAATCTTACAACGGCCGTGCAAAAGAAACAGCCGACAAGCTTGGCATTAAGCTGACTTCAGTAGAAAGCTGGTATACAGAGCCGAAATTCATCCAATTCTGGAGCGAAAAAGTAAGCGCGGCATTTGCTGAAATGTCAGAACAAGAACGCGCGAAATCCTGCCTGATCGTCTCTGCGCATTCCTTACCGGAGAAAATTATTGCGAATGGCGACCCGTACCCAGATCAATTGAAAGAAACCGCGGACTTGATCGCCCAAGCGGCGGGCGTTGAAAACTATGAAATCGGCTGGCAAAGTGCCGGGCAGACGCCAGAGCCATGGATCGGGCCAGACGTCCAGGATTTGACGCGCGAGCTGCATGAAGAAAAAGGTTATAACTCGTTCGTCTACACGCCAGTAGGCTTTATCACCGATCATTTGGAAGTCCTGTACGATAACGACTATGAATGCAAAGTCGTCTGCGATGAAATTGGCGCGGCTTACCGCCGTCCGGAAATGCCGAACGTCGATCCATTGTTTATCGATGGTATGGCCAATGTCGTCTTGAATAAATTAAACGAAAACTGA
- a CDS encoding response regulator transcription factor, protein MGEQRIFIVEDDAKIASLLSDTLRKYHYQVETAKDFDRILEEFAAFDPHLILLDINLPSYDGYYWCRQLRQQTTCPILFISARSGEMDQVFALENGGDDFITKPFHYEIVLAKIRSHLRRAYGEYAPKQEERTVRAGRLVLYMERLELHCREAEIPLQKKESTILELLITAHPKVVTREQLLEELWDDQAFVDENTLNVNMARVRKKLTDYGIQSFIETVRGAGYRLILGREEQ, encoded by the coding sequence ATGGGTGAACAGCGGATATTCATTGTCGAAGATGATGCGAAGATCGCTTCGCTATTATCGGATACATTGCGCAAATATCATTACCAGGTGGAAACTGCGAAAGACTTTGACCGCATATTGGAGGAATTCGCTGCCTTTGACCCCCATTTGATTCTTTTGGACATCAATTTGCCTTCTTATGATGGGTATTACTGGTGCCGGCAGTTGAGGCAGCAGACAACTTGCCCGATTTTGTTCATTTCTGCCAGATCAGGCGAAATGGATCAGGTGTTTGCACTTGAAAACGGCGGCGATGATTTCATTACGAAACCTTTCCACTATGAAATCGTCCTTGCAAAAATAAGAAGTCATTTAAGAAGGGCTTATGGGGAATATGCACCGAAACAAGAAGAGCGAACAGTTCGTGCAGGACGGCTCGTTTTATATATGGAGCGGCTCGAATTGCATTGCCGGGAAGCGGAAATCCCGCTCCAGAAAAAAGAAAGCACTATTTTGGAACTGTTGATTACCGCGCATCCCAAAGTGGTGACGCGTGAGCAATTGCTAGAAGAGCTATGGGATGACCAGGCGTTCGTCGATGAAAATACATTGAATGTCAATATGGCCCGCGTGCGCAAGAAGTTGACGGATTACGGCATCCAGAGTTTCATTGAAACGGTTCGCGGTGCTGGTTACCGGCTGATTCTTGGCAGGGAGGAACAATGA